DNA sequence from the Cohnella herbarum genome:
GTCGTCACCTTAAGGATCGTCGCATAGAAAACATCGATGATTTCGTTAATCCGTTCGATAATGACCGGTTGGATGGATTGGATCATCCGTATATCTTCCTTCGTCAGATCGATCATCTTTAGCTGTGCCGAGAGCTTATCGTTCCCCATCTCAATGGTCATGCAGGTTACACTCCTATCCAGTATCGGGATTCCAGTCTGTCCGGGGACATGGGCGGATCGATCAGATAACCTTGCACGATGTCGCAGGCCATCTTCCGAAGGCAATCGAGCTGATCGGTCGTCTCGACCCCTTCCGCAATGACTTTCAGGTTCAAGCCATGCGCCATATCGATGATGGTTTTCGTAATGACGACGCTCTTCGAATCGCTTATCAGCTCTTGAACGAAGCTCTTGTCGATCTTCAGAATATCGATGGGAAACTGTTTCATATAGCCTAGCGCAGAGTAACCCTTGCCGAAATCGTCTATCGCGATTTGAAAGCCGAGCGATTTGAATTCATGCAGGATAGGCAGTACCGATTCGATATCGTTCATGCTGCTGCTCTCCGTAATTTCGATTACGATCTGTTGCGGACTGCATGATGTCCCGCGCACGATGTCGCGAATCGAAGAGACCAGATCCGGGGCCATAAATTGCCTTGCGGAAAGATTAACCGCGATGGAGGGAACGTCGAAGGAATCGGCTAGCCAACGGCTTAATTGAACGCATACTTCTTTTAACACCCATTTTCCGATGTCCATGATAATACCCGATTCTTCCGCGATGGGAATGAATTCTCCCGGCGGAACCTGCCCTAACGTTGGATGATTCCAACGAACGAGCGCCTCCATGCCTTCCATGCGGCAGCTTTCCGCGTTAACCTGCGGCTGATAATGGAGAAACATTTGATTTCTGGCGATTGCCCATCTCAGTTCGTTCTCCAAGTCCAGTTTGCGGTTGAAGGTATCGATAATATCCGAGTTGAATAGTTGGTAGCCGCTGTTTTGCAGTTTAGCTTCATACATGGCCAGATCGGCATGCTTGATTAAAGTATCGAAATCGTTACCGTGCGCGGGATACATGCAAATGCCGATGCTAGCGTCTAAATAGAGTTCGTTATCTTCCATTAAGAAGGGTTGCTTAATGCGGTCGATGATCTGCTTTGCGATATCCGTCGCTTGAGTAGATGCTTGCAGATCCCGCAGGACGATAACGAATTCGTCGCCGCCCAGCCGCGCGACCGTATCGTTCTTAGCGACGACGGAGCTCAAGCGGCTTGCGACCTGTTGCAGCAACTTGTCCCCGATGTTGTGTCCCAGAGAATCGTTGACCATCTTGAAGCGGTCCAGATCGATAAAATAAACGGCAAACTGGCGATTGGTCCGGGCGGCTTGCGTCGTTGCCTCGTTTAACAGTTCATTAAGCAAGGTGCGATTCGGAAGTCCCGTCAAGGTGTCGTAATGAGCCAAATATTTCAGATGCTCCTCGGATCGCTTGCGTTCCGTAATGTCGGTGAACATGCCGATATAGTTCGTAATGAGACCATTGTCATCGCGTAACGTTGATATGGATAACCATTCGGGATAGATTTCTCCGTTTTTTCGTTTATTCCAAATTTCGCCTTGCCAGAAGCCTGTCGAGTGGATTCTTTCCCACATTTTAATATAGAAATATTGATTTTGAATTCCGGAATGCAATAAGGCGGGAGTATGTCCGCTCGCTTCTTGCTCGGTAAACCCGGTCATCGTCGTAAACGCTTGGTTCACGGCTAGAATCCGCAGTTGTTTATCCGTAATCATTATCCCTTCGCTGGCATTGCTGAATACTTGCGCATGAAGCCGGAGTTTGGAGATCGTATTCTTGCGGTTAGTCATATCGGAGAACATCCCGACATAATTAATCGGGACCCCGTTCTCGTCCTTAACGGAGTTGATAGACAGCCATTCCGGATAGATTTCTCCGTTCTTTCGCTTATTCCAAATCTCCCCCTGCCATTTGCCGTCCCTATGGATCGAAGCCCACATGCTTACGTAAAAGTCCGCATCCTGAACATCCGATTTCAGCAGGCTTGGCGTCCTTCCGATGACTTCTGATTCGGCATATCCGGTTATCGCAATAAATGCCGGATTAATGCTAATGATCTTAGAGTAACGGTCCGTGACCATAATCGCTTCCTGCGAGTTGTGAAAGATTCTAGCATAAGGCAATATCAAATCATCTTGCGACGTATGATCGTCAAGGGAATATGTATGTCGATTCATGAAAGAACCCCTCTCGTTGCTTGACTCGATACCCAGATCAGAGCGCGATGCCTGCCATAATTAATCGTTCCCTGAGCTGTTCATGCGCGTTTAATATAGTAACCTTTACATTGAAATCTTCGGCGATTTTCTGCACGGCAAGCAACAGCCCGAGCGCCGAGCTATCCATCTCCGTTACCGCCTCGAGCTGAAATGCGATGCCGGTCATTCGGTTATGGAGACGGGGAAAAAGCTGCTGGCGAACCGAGGTGGCTTCCCTTACTCCGATTGCTCCGGTGAGGACGACTATAATTCGCTCATTGATATCGCTGCTGATTTCATAGCACATGTACGAGCCTCCCTTGATCGGAGTGGATATACCTATCTATACCGCCGATTCCAGAATTTATCTATGACATTCCTCACATCCGGCGGACAAAACAAAAGCCAGCAGCCTCTCGTTCGAGGGCGACCGGCTTACTTAGATAGATATCGGTGCCGTTTATAAGCTTGGTATTGGCGGTTAAGGTTCGGATGAGCGCTTCTTTGTTTTCGCAAGTTTGGAGAAGAGCAGTTTGAGCAGGGGCGGGACGGCAAAGAAAATGAAAAAAGTTCTGAACACTTGATAACTGGTCACAATCGAGACATCGGCTTCGATCTCGTGGGCGATAATGCCCATCTGATCCATCCCTCCGGGGGAGAGGCTCAATAACGCGGTTGCGGCGGATACGTCATGGATTCGGGTCATGAGATAGCTTAGCAAGCACGCGCCCGCAATGAGAACGGCTCCGCTGACGACGGAGAGGGACACAATTCGCAGCTTGTTCGGAAGAGTCTCGGGCTTCAGCAGCAGTCCGATGTAACAGCCGATCATCAATTGCGCCACGTTAACAAGCGATGAAGGTAATCCCGGGCCGGGGAGTCCGGACAGATGCAAGACGCTTGTGACGAGCATCGGGGCCAGCAAGAATGCCGTCGGGAAATTGACTCTGTTGCCTAGTAGCGCGAAGGCGGTGCAAGCGATGGCGAACGGAAGGATATCGGGAAACAGAGCCGCCCAACCGGCAGAGATCTCCGTAACGGGAACGATCTGAAGTTCGGAGTGAACGCCGCCCATCAACGGACTGAAAATAAGAAGCGGGACGGCTACGACGATCATCATCAGTCTGGAAGCCTGCAAGAAGGTGACGACGGTGATGTCGATTCCTTTGGTTTCCTCCGCGAGCGCGATCATTTGGGAAAGCCCGCCCGGGATACTGCCCGTCAACGTTGTCGGGAAAGGGATTCCGGTCAGCCTGGTCATGCCGTAAGCGATCAGCGCGCAGAGAAGCAGTAGCAGTAACGTCAACAAGATCATAGAAGGAAATTGACGAATGATTTCTCTCAGCGTTGCGGTCGTAAAGGAAAGGCCGATCGCATAGCCTACGGTGATCAGTCCCGCATTGCGCAAGGAGCCCGGCCAATAGAGCTGAACGGATTTCATTACTCGACCGGCTAGCCACACTCCGATCATAGGTCCGAGGAGCCAAGGAATAGGCATGCGAATTAGCGTGAAAAGATAGCCGGACACGAGCGCGATGATCAGGGTCAGAACGAAGGGCATACTTTTACCGGTTATTAATGGGATAGCTTTCCGCATGAGATGCCTCCAGTTGCGTGCGATCAATTCCGACTCCTATCGAATTTACGATACTCCTGCAAGGAGGCGGGAGTCAAATGTCAGATGGCATTGGCATGACTTAGGCTGTCCATTATACTGAAAGAATAAGGAAAACTAGGGAGGGACTTGGATTGAACTACGAGAAGAAGCCGGATAAGCCGCATTTGATTAAAGAGTCGGGATGGACCGTAGAGGATTACATGAAATTGCCCGAGGACGGAAACCAGTATGAGATCGTTGCGGGCATATTGGAGTTAAAGCCTTCGCCGACAACCACTCATCAACGAATTAGCCACCAGATAGAGAGTATACTTACGGATTCATGCGAGAATGAATATATTATTATGGATTCGCCGATCGACGTGATTTTATCGGATAGGGAAACCAGACAGCCGGATATTCTGATGGTTCACCGGTCCCGTTCCGACATCATTCAAGAGCATGCGGTCGTCGGACCGCCTGATCTGGTCATTGAAATATTATCTCCGTCCACCATTAAACGCGATAGAGTGATGAAGCTTAGAAGTTACGCCCATTTC
Encoded proteins:
- a CDS encoding STAS domain-containing protein, encoding MCYEISSDINERIIVVLTGAIGVREATSVRQQLFPRLHNRMTGIAFQLEAVTEMDSSALGLLLAVQKIAEDFNVKVTILNAHEQLRERLIMAGIAL
- a CDS encoding EAL domain-containing protein, with protein sequence MNRHTYSLDDHTSQDDLILPYARIFHNSQEAIMVTDRYSKIISINPAFIAITGYAESEVIGRTPSLLKSDVQDADFYVSMWASIHRDGKWQGEIWNKRKNGEIYPEWLSINSVKDENGVPINYVGMFSDMTNRKNTISKLRLHAQVFSNASEGIMITDKQLRILAVNQAFTTMTGFTEQEASGHTPALLHSGIQNQYFYIKMWERIHSTGFWQGEIWNKRKNGEIYPEWLSISTLRDDNGLITNYIGMFTDITERKRSEEHLKYLAHYDTLTGLPNRTLLNELLNEATTQAARTNRQFAVYFIDLDRFKMVNDSLGHNIGDKLLQQVASRLSSVVAKNDTVARLGGDEFVIVLRDLQASTQATDIAKQIIDRIKQPFLMEDNELYLDASIGICMYPAHGNDFDTLIKHADLAMYEAKLQNSGYQLFNSDIIDTFNRKLDLENELRWAIARNQMFLHYQPQVNAESCRMEGMEALVRWNHPTLGQVPPGEFIPIAEESGIIMDIGKWVLKEVCVQLSRWLADSFDVPSIAVNLSARQFMAPDLVSSIRDIVRGTSCSPQQIVIEITESSSMNDIESVLPILHEFKSLGFQIAIDDFGKGYSALGYMKQFPIDILKIDKSFVQELISDSKSVVITKTIIDMAHGLNLKVIAEGVETTDQLDCLRKMACDIVQGYLIDPPMSPDRLESRYWIGV
- a CDS encoding AbrB family transcriptional regulator, encoding MRKAIPLITGKSMPFVLTLIIALVSGYLFTLIRMPIPWLLGPMIGVWLAGRVMKSVQLYWPGSLRNAGLITVGYAIGLSFTTATLREIIRQFPSMILLTLLLLLLCALIAYGMTRLTGIPFPTTLTGSIPGGLSQMIALAEETKGIDITVVTFLQASRLMMIVVAVPLLIFSPLMGGVHSELQIVPVTEISAGWAALFPDILPFAIACTAFALLGNRVNFPTAFLLAPMLVTSVLHLSGLPGPGLPSSLVNVAQLMIGCYIGLLLKPETLPNKLRIVSLSVVSGAVLIAGACLLSYLMTRIHDVSAATALLSLSPGGMDQMGIIAHEIEADVSIVTSYQVFRTFFIFFAVPPLLKLLFSKLAKTKKRSSEP
- a CDS encoding Uma2 family endonuclease, which produces MNYEKKPDKPHLIKESGWTVEDYMKLPEDGNQYEIVAGILELKPSPTTTHQRISHQIESILTDSCENEYIIMDSPIDVILSDRETRQPDILMVHRSRSDIIQEHAVVGPPDLVIEILSPSTIKRDRVMKLRSYAHFGVPEYWIVDPLNVTIEQYVQSSEGAPYELLELFSKDDTVTSDRLPCVNFKVGEGIILR